From a region of the Streptacidiphilus albus JL83 genome:
- a CDS encoding AAA family ATPase, whose amino-acid sequence MSTSPVTLAGNPAPFVPHGRDPEFAQLGAALDRCLAGRGGVVALNGAVGSGRTELVHAFSEFAADSGVRVLTATGSPLEREFPLGIVRQLFQSAGLGPEDRDAVAPLLEDLVPADPQARARTSAEGAPRPSARALHGLSSLLLRLAERTPLLLAVDDRQDADAQSLEFLLYLVRRTRGARVLTLLSSRETMTPPNPFFEVELARQPHHRGVKLRVLEPGLVAEVLRGRVGEHAARRLAADAHALTGGNPLLLQALMEDQEDGGGGGELVAGENYRRALMYCLHRMDPLALRCARGVAVLGRAGEPELLADLLLLAPESLTRAFYLLHAAGLFRDGGFRHPTGGGDLLAAMQPEELAALHRRAARLLHAAGAPPERVDDQLRAADGHAREPWTRPGVTRIGGPAEDEPTAPTAEDAVVIRCVPSLPATGTGPGPATGTCDDSGHQPVEARAEGAQDVKYLFWQGKVAEGLAALGRFEERHGPVLRPWLDYWYPTLLPPVDDRDAAGAGTIGCGLRLLAQLFAGLPQREAVVRAEAVLREARLGRTPVESLTSALLVLVYADRADRVGHWCGRLVPEADVHGNAVAQAVFSALQAEAALRQGDLRTADEASRAAFARIRPEDWGVAVGIPLATMIAVRTALGRYEDAERYLALPVPAEMFRTPAGVHYLDARGSYLLAVGRAEEALADFRACGETMARWGINHLPGMVPWRLGSARAELALDRPNAAASLVERQLTDLGASGQPRVRGMALRIRAAAGTGPERARLLEQAVEALEAAGDQAQTSAALAELGRAHRAQGDPGRARSSERRARQLSSRLLHLDPPIRTVEPSRRTAATAVLGLAAPLRSGGGGVPVVGATAVGSPVVGAPLGGAGRRAEPDGTGSGDPTQLSDAERKVAELAVRGLTNREIARRLYITVSTVEQHLTRVYRKLGVRRRVDLRHALDRRRELAG is encoded by the coding sequence ATGTCCACGTCTCCCGTCACTCTCGCCGGCAACCCCGCCCCCTTCGTCCCGCACGGCCGCGACCCCGAGTTCGCCCAGCTCGGCGCGGCCCTCGACCGCTGCCTGGCCGGCCGTGGCGGCGTCGTCGCCCTGAACGGCGCGGTGGGCAGCGGCCGCACCGAACTGGTGCACGCCTTCTCGGAGTTCGCCGCCGACAGCGGCGTCCGGGTGCTCACGGCCACCGGCTCGCCGCTGGAGCGGGAGTTCCCGCTGGGCATCGTCCGCCAGCTGTTCCAGAGCGCCGGCCTCGGCCCCGAGGACCGGGACGCGGTCGCGCCGCTGCTGGAGGACCTGGTCCCGGCCGATCCGCAGGCACGGGCCAGGACCTCGGCGGAGGGCGCGCCGCGCCCCTCGGCCCGTGCGCTGCACGGTCTCTCCTCGCTGCTGCTGCGGCTGGCCGAGCGGACACCGCTGCTGCTGGCGGTCGACGACCGACAGGACGCCGACGCCCAGTCGCTGGAGTTCCTGCTCTACCTGGTCCGCCGGACCAGGGGGGCCAGGGTGCTGACCCTGCTCAGCTCGCGCGAGACGATGACCCCGCCGAACCCGTTCTTCGAGGTCGAGTTGGCCCGCCAGCCGCACCACCGGGGCGTCAAGCTGCGGGTGTTGGAGCCGGGACTGGTCGCGGAGGTGCTCCGGGGCCGGGTCGGCGAGCACGCGGCGCGCCGACTGGCCGCCGACGCCCATGCCCTGACCGGCGGAAACCCGCTGCTGTTGCAGGCCCTGATGGAGGATCAGGAGGACGGTGGGGGCGGGGGCGAGCTGGTCGCCGGGGAGAACTACCGCCGGGCGCTGATGTACTGCCTGCACCGGATGGACCCGCTGGCGCTGCGCTGCGCGCGCGGCGTCGCCGTCCTCGGCCGGGCCGGGGAGCCGGAGCTCCTCGCCGATCTGCTGCTGCTCGCCCCGGAGTCGCTGACCCGGGCTTTCTACCTGCTGCACGCGGCCGGGCTGTTCCGGGACGGCGGGTTCCGCCATCCCACCGGCGGCGGGGACCTGTTGGCGGCGATGCAGCCGGAGGAGCTGGCGGCGCTGCACCGCCGGGCGGCCCGGCTGCTGCATGCGGCGGGCGCGCCGCCCGAGCGGGTGGACGACCAGCTGCGGGCCGCCGACGGCCACGCCCGGGAGCCCTGGACGCGGCCCGGGGTGACCCGGATCGGCGGCCCCGCCGAGGACGAGCCGACGGCGCCGACGGCCGAGGACGCGGTGGTGATCCGCTGCGTGCCCTCGCTGCCAGCAACCGGGACCGGGCCCGGGCCCGCGACCGGGACCTGCGACGACAGTGGGCACCAACCCGTCGAGGCGCGGGCGGAGGGGGCTCAGGACGTCAAGTACCTGTTCTGGCAGGGGAAGGTGGCCGAGGGGCTGGCCGCCCTCGGCCGGTTCGAGGAGCGACACGGTCCGGTGCTGCGCCCCTGGCTCGACTACTGGTACCCCACGCTGCTGCCGCCCGTCGACGATCGGGACGCTGCGGGCGCGGGCACGATCGGCTGCGGGCTGCGGCTGCTCGCGCAGCTGTTCGCCGGCCTGCCGCAGCGGGAGGCGGTGGTCCGGGCCGAGGCCGTGCTGCGCGAGGCCCGGCTCGGCCGGACCCCGGTCGAGTCGCTGACCTCGGCGCTGCTGGTGCTGGTCTACGCCGACCGGGCGGACCGGGTCGGCCACTGGTGCGGCCGGCTGGTCCCGGAGGCCGACGTCCACGGCAACGCCGTCGCCCAGGCGGTCTTCTCCGCGCTGCAGGCGGAGGCCGCGCTGCGCCAGGGCGACCTGCGGACGGCGGACGAGGCGTCCCGGGCCGCCTTCGCCCGGATCCGGCCCGAGGACTGGGGGGTCGCCGTCGGCATCCCGCTGGCCACCATGATCGCGGTGCGGACCGCCCTGGGGCGCTACGAGGACGCCGAGCGCTATCTGGCGCTGCCGGTCCCCGCAGAGATGTTCCGCACCCCGGCCGGGGTGCACTACCTGGACGCGCGCGGCAGCTACCTGCTGGCCGTCGGCCGGGCCGAGGAGGCGCTCGCCGACTTCCGGGCCTGCGGCGAGACGATGGCCCGCTGGGGCATCAACCACCTGCCGGGGATGGTGCCCTGGCGACTCGGCTCCGCCCGGGCCGAGCTGGCGCTGGACCGGCCGAACGCGGCGGCCTCGCTGGTCGAGCGGCAGCTCACCGACCTGGGGGCGTCCGGCCAGCCCCGGGTGCGCGGGATGGCGCTGCGGATCCGCGCGGCGGCGGGCACCGGACCCGAGCGGGCCCGGCTGCTGGAGCAGGCGGTCGAGGCGCTGGAGGCCGCCGGCGACCAGGCCCAGACCTCGGCCGCGCTGGCCGAGTTGGGCCGGGCGCACCGGGCGCAGGGCGATCCGGGCCGGGCCCGCTCGTCCGAGCGCCGGGCGCGGCAGCTGTCCTCCCGGCTGCTGCACCTCGATCCGCCGATACGCACGGTGGAGCCCTCGCGCCGGACCGCCGCGACCGCCGTCCTCGGCCTCGCGGCACCGCTGCGGAGCGGCGGCGGTGGTGTGCCGGTGGTCGGCGCCACGGCGGTCGGCTCCCCCGTGGTCGGCGCACCGCTGGGCGGCGCGGGCCGGCGGGCGGAGCCGGACGGGACCGGGTCGGGCGACCCGACCCAACTCAGCGACGCGGAACGGAAGGTCGCCGAACTGGCGGTGCGCGGGCTGACCAACCGGGAGATCGCCCGACGGCTCTACATCACCGTCAGCACGGTCGAGCAGCACCTGACCCGGGTCTACCGGAAGCTGGGCGTCCGCCGCCGGGTCGACCTGCGGCACGCCCTCGACCGGCGACGCGAACTGGCGGGCTGA
- a CDS encoding helix-turn-helix transcriptional regulator, with product MDRAQLADFLRRSRSRLAPADVGLPDGARRRTPGLRREEVAQLAGMSVDYYTRLEQARGPRPSAQLLGALARALRLTGDERDHLHHLAGQAPPRANGGGDGHVRPGLLLILDRLYDTPAQVTSDTGDVLAQNPMSAALLGDNTGYPPEDRNIIWRWFAVPGGRSRFHPAEHERLGRIHSAQLRAVVAARPDDTGAAALVRRLLAASPEFAAFWAEHDVAVRRGDTKTVLHPLVGAIEVSCEVMLSGDHRQRLVVYTARPGSESQARLDLLRVVGLQDLSRPEPGPDAPAATASEARPIAQGG from the coding sequence ATGGACCGTGCTCAGCTCGCCGACTTCCTGCGCCGCTCGCGCAGCCGCCTCGCACCCGCCGACGTCGGCCTGCCCGACGGGGCGCGGCGGCGGACGCCCGGGCTGCGCCGGGAGGAGGTCGCCCAGCTCGCCGGAATGTCGGTGGACTACTACACCCGGCTGGAGCAGGCGCGGGGGCCGCGCCCCTCGGCACAGCTGCTGGGCGCGCTGGCGCGGGCCCTGCGGCTCACCGGCGACGAGCGGGACCATCTGCACCACCTGGCCGGGCAGGCCCCGCCGCGTGCGAACGGCGGCGGCGACGGACACGTCCGCCCGGGGCTGCTGCTGATCCTGGACCGGCTCTACGACACCCCGGCGCAGGTGACCTCCGACACCGGCGACGTGCTGGCGCAGAACCCGATGTCGGCGGCACTGCTCGGCGACAACACCGGTTATCCGCCGGAGGACCGCAACATCATCTGGCGCTGGTTCGCCGTGCCGGGCGGGCGCAGCCGGTTCCACCCTGCCGAGCACGAGCGGCTGGGCCGGATCCACTCCGCCCAGCTCCGGGCCGTGGTCGCGGCCCGGCCGGACGACACCGGGGCGGCGGCGCTGGTGCGCCGACTGCTCGCGGCCTCGCCCGAGTTCGCGGCGTTCTGGGCGGAGCACGATGTCGCGGTGCGGCGCGGCGACACCAAGACGGTGCTGCACCCGCTGGTCGGCGCGATCGAGGTGAGCTGCGAGGTGATGCTCAGCGGCGACCACCGACAGCGGCTGGTCGTCTACACCGCCCGCCCCGGCAGCGAGTCCCAGGCCCGTCTCGACCTGCTGCGCGTGGTCGGCCTCCAGGACCTCTCCCGCCCGGAACCGGGCCCGGACGCCCCGGCAGCCACCGCGTCCGAGGCCCGCCCGATCGCCCAGGGAGGCTGA